The nucleotide window GGCGTCGGGCAGGCAGTCCGCGAACGCCTTGCCCACCGACTCCGGCGCGCGGTGCGGCATCTCGACGGCGAGCGCGCTGTGCGGGTTCGCGGCGATGATCTCGGTGATCTCGGCATCGTCGGCGAACTCGTCGTAATTCTGCGCGCCGGTGCCGCCAGTGGTGATCCAGGCCCGGCTGATCGGGTGCACGACCGTCATGCCAGCGAACCTACCGCCGCGGTGTGACGGTCCTGCGCACACCCCGGCGGCGTCTCACGGCTGGCCGCGCCGCCGGTGCCGGCCGAACTGGGCCGCCGACGGCAGGTGGCCGCGCAGCTTGACCTGCTTCGCCCGGCGCCGGGCCGAGCTGTGCTCCGGCGCCTCTACCAGGGGAAAGCTGGACACGATCACGGGCGGCGCCACCATCGCGGCGACATCGGAGGGCAGGCCGTCCCATGCCCCACGATGTACCGCGATGGTGGAAGTTGCGATGCTGTCGGACTCGGACATCAGAGCCTCCGGTCGGGTGTGGTTCTCGCCTCACCCAACGACCCGCCGAAGACTCAGGTGGCGCGTCAGTCGAAGATCGGGCCCAGATCGCGGGTGCGCTTGAGCTCGTAGAAGCCTGGCGTGCCGGCGACCAGCAGGACGCCGTCCCAGAGCCGCCCCGCCGCCTCGCCCTTCGGCGCGGGCGTCACGACCGGGCCGAAGAAGGCGATCTTCTCGCCCTCGACCGGGCCGGGCGCGTGGATGACCGGCGTGCCGACGTCCGTGCCGACCGGCTTCATGCCCGCGTTGTGGCTGGCCCGCAGCGCGTCGTCCCGGGCGTCGGTGCCGGCCGCCGCGGCCAGCGCCGGGTCGAGGCCGACCTCGGCGAGCGCCTCGGTGTATAGCTTCTCGTCCAGCTCGTATTTCTGCAGGTGGATGCGGGTGCCAAGGGCCGTATAGAGGTCGCGCAGGACCTCCGGCCCGGCGGCCTCGGCGGCGGCGATGCAGACCCGGACCGGGCCCCAGCCCTTGGTCATCAGCTCCCGGTACTGCTCGGGCAGGTCGCGGCCCGAGTTGAGCACCGAGAGGCTCATCACGTTGAACGTGATATCGACGGATCGGACCTTCTCGACCTCCAGCAGCCAGCGTGAGGTTATCCAGGCCCAGGGACACAGGGGGTCGAACCACATGTCGACCGCGGCGCGTTCACTCATACGTTGATCCTCCCTCGCCCC belongs to Amorphoplanes digitatis and includes:
- a CDS encoding DsbA family protein codes for the protein MSERAAVDMWFDPLCPWAWITSRWLLEVEKVRSVDITFNVMSLSVLNSGRDLPEQYRELMTKGWGPVRVCIAAAEAAGPEVLRDLYTALGTRIHLQKYELDEKLYTEALAEVGLDPALAAAAGTDARDDALRASHNAGMKPVGTDVGTPVIHAPGPVEGEKIAFFGPVVTPAPKGEAAGRLWDGVLLVAGTPGFYELKRTRDLGPIFD